The following are from one region of the Halorussus rarus genome:
- a CDS encoding rhomboid family intramembrane serine protease, producing MSHRYDEVEAPKRESTSGLAGSPTVQTLVAFLVVFAVQSLVGLVSRGLSLGLFALAPPISVRPWTLLVSVYAHAGVGHLVSNAVVLLLVGFAVERATTTWRFHVFFAGVGMVAGVAQVVVTGALSPGPVPAVLGASGAVFGLLGYLLAGNRLTDAVLGWLPVRGRTRVALLLAVAAAATLLTARPGVALIAHFTGFALGLLAGRVRLLRP from the coding sequence GTGAGCCACCGGTACGACGAGGTCGAGGCACCGAAACGCGAGTCGACGAGCGGGCTCGCCGGCAGTCCGACCGTCCAGACGCTGGTCGCGTTCCTGGTCGTCTTCGCGGTCCAGTCGCTCGTGGGGCTGGTCTCCCGGGGCCTCTCGCTCGGGCTGTTCGCGCTCGCGCCGCCGATCTCGGTCCGGCCGTGGACCCTGCTCGTCAGCGTCTACGCCCACGCCGGCGTCGGCCACCTCGTCTCGAACGCGGTCGTCCTCTTGCTGGTCGGGTTCGCGGTCGAGCGCGCGACGACGACGTGGCGGTTCCACGTCTTCTTCGCCGGCGTCGGGATGGTCGCGGGCGTCGCGCAGGTGGTCGTGACCGGCGCGCTATCGCCGGGTCCGGTTCCTGCAGTGCTGGGCGCCAGCGGCGCGGTCTTCGGCCTGCTGGGCTACCTGCTCGCGGGCAACCGCCTGACCGACGCGGTGCTCGGCTGGCTCCCGGTCCGTGGCCGAACCCGCGTCGCGCTCCTGCTCGCCGTCGCCGCGGCCGCGACCCTGCTCACCGCCCGGCCGGGCGTGGCGCTGATCGCCCACTTCACGGGCTTCGCTCTCGGCCTGCTGGCCGGCCGGGTCCGGCTCCTCCGGCCGTGA
- a CDS encoding elongation factor EF-2 translates to MGRRKKIVEQCERLMDEPEQIRNIAIAAHVDHGKTTLTDNLLAGAGMIADQGEATQLMMDTEEDEQERGITIDAANVSMTHEYEDTEHLINLIDTPGHVDFGGDVTRAMRAVDGALVVVDAVEGAMPQTETVLRQALREGVKPALFINKVDRLISELQEGPEEMQRRLLNVIDDVNELIRGMTEDMDDVEDWTVSVEEGTVGFGSALYKWGVSMPSMQRTGMDFGDIMDLERADKRQELHERTPLSDVVLDMVCEHFPDPIDAQPRRIPRIWRGDADSELADTMRLVDPEGEVVLMVTDIGIDPHAGEIAAGRVFSGTLEKGQELYVSGTAGKNRVQSVGIYMGGEREEVERVPAGNIAAVTGLKDAIAGSTVSSVEMTPFESIEHISEPVITKSVEAKNMDDLPKLIETLRQVSKEDPTIQVEINEDTGEHLISGQGELHLEVITQRIERNQGIPVNTGEPIVVFREMIQEPTDVIEGISPNRHNRFYIQAQPLTEEIVEKIKLGDVSMDMPEQERREALQEAGMDKDSSQNVEHIHGTNILIDDTKGIQHLNETMELVIEGLEEALDDGPLAGEPVQGTLLRLNDARLHEDTIHRGPAQVIPAVRNAVHNALVQGKIRLLEPMQDVRIDVPNEHMGAASGEIQGRRGRVDDMYQEGDLMVVEGIAPVDEMIGFSSDIRSATEGRASWNTENAGFEVMADNLQRETIMEIRERKGMKQELPEPVDYF, encoded by the coding sequence GCATGATCGCCGACCAGGGTGAGGCGACCCAGCTGATGATGGACACCGAGGAGGACGAGCAGGAGCGGGGCATCACCATCGACGCCGCGAACGTCTCGATGACCCACGAGTACGAGGACACCGAGCACCTCATCAACCTCATCGACACGCCGGGCCACGTCGACTTCGGTGGGGACGTGACCCGCGCGATGCGCGCCGTCGACGGCGCGCTCGTGGTGGTCGACGCGGTCGAGGGCGCGATGCCCCAGACCGAGACCGTGCTCCGACAGGCGCTCCGCGAGGGCGTCAAGCCCGCGCTGTTCATCAACAAGGTCGACCGACTCATCTCCGAGCTCCAGGAGGGGCCCGAGGAGATGCAGCGCCGGCTGCTCAACGTCATCGACGACGTCAACGAGCTCATCCGGGGCATGACCGAGGACATGGACGACGTCGAGGACTGGACGGTCTCCGTCGAGGAGGGGACCGTCGGCTTCGGGTCGGCGCTCTACAAGTGGGGCGTCTCGATGCCCTCGATGCAGCGCACCGGGATGGACTTCGGGGACATCATGGACCTCGAACGCGCCGACAAGCGCCAGGAGCTCCACGAGCGCACGCCGCTGTCGGACGTCGTGCTCGACATGGTCTGTGAGCACTTCCCCGACCCCATCGACGCCCAGCCCCGTCGTATCCCGCGCATCTGGCGCGGCGACGCCGACTCCGAACTCGCCGACACGATGCGGCTGGTCGACCCCGAGGGCGAGGTCGTCCTGATGGTCACCGACATCGGCATCGACCCCCACGCCGGCGAGATCGCGGCGGGCCGCGTGTTCTCCGGCACGCTCGAGAAGGGCCAGGAGCTGTACGTCTCCGGGACTGCCGGCAAGAACCGGGTCCAGAGCGTCGGCATCTACATGGGCGGCGAGCGCGAGGAGGTCGAGCGCGTCCCCGCGGGTAACATCGCGGCGGTCACCGGCCTGAAGGACGCCATCGCCGGCTCAACGGTGTCCAGCGTCGAGATGACGCCGTTCGAGTCCATCGAGCACATCTCCGAGCCGGTCATCACGAAGTCCGTCGAGGCGAAGAACATGGACGACCTGCCGAAGCTCATCGAGACGCTCCGGCAGGTCTCGAAGGAGGACCCGACCATCCAGGTCGAGATCAACGAGGACACCGGCGAGCACCTCATCTCCGGGCAGGGCGAACTCCACCTCGAGGTCATCACCCAGCGCATCGAGCGCAACCAGGGCATCCCGGTCAACACCGGCGAACCCATCGTCGTCTTCCGCGAGATGATCCAGGAGCCGACCGACGTCATCGAGGGCATCTCGCCGAACCGCCACAACCGGTTCTACATCCAGGCCCAGCCGCTGACCGAGGAGATCGTCGAGAAGATCAAGCTCGGCGACGTCTCGATGGACATGCCCGAGCAGGAGCGCCGCGAGGCGCTCCAGGAGGCGGGCATGGACAAGGACTCGTCCCAGAACGTCGAGCACATCCACGGGACCAACATCCTCATCGACGACACGAAGGGTATCCAGCACCTCAACGAGACGATGGAGCTCGTCATCGAGGGCCTCGAGGAGGCACTCGACGACGGTCCGCTGGCCGGCGAACCCGTCCAGGGGACGCTGCTGCGGCTCAACGACGCCAGGCTCCACGAGGACACCATCCACCGCGGTCCCGCGCAGGTCATCCCCGCGGTCCGCAACGCGGTCCACAACGCTCTCGTCCAGGGCAAGATCAGGCTGCTCGAGCCGATGCAGGACGTCCGCATCGACGTGCCCAACGAGCACATGGGCGCGGCGTCCGGCGAGATCCAGGGTCGCCGCGGCCGGGTCGACGACATGTACCAGGAGGGCGACCTCATGGTCGTCGAGGGCATCGCGCCGGTCGACGAGATGATCGGCTTCTCCAGCGACATCCGGAGCGCAACCGAGGGCCGCGCGTCGTGGAACACCGAGAACGCCGGCTTCGAGGTCATGGCCGACAACCTCCAGCGCGAGACCATCATGGAGATCCGCGAGCGCAAGGGCATGAAGCAGGAGCTGCCCGAGCCCGTCGACTACTTCTGA
- a CDS encoding tyrosine-type recombinase/integrase, whose product MTNLEPLRPEKAVEMYLTSREDEVTKKSLQNIKSDLKVFKQWCDERDVTNMNDATGRALADFRTWRSEQVKQITLKHNLWTIKKFIRFCEQVDAVAEGASEKVVIPETTDAEEVNDSFIRASDAEDILDYLERFEYASLRHTVFFTLWHTGMRSSSLLALDLKDFHPEENKLCIRHRPTTGTALKNKEKGERNVFIKDELVTVIKDFISENRADVLDEHGRRPLFATRNTRVSRTTVQRVIYTATRPCHIGKECPHDREPDTCEANSYNLACKCPTSLSPHPLRKGAITYSLNEETPKDVISDRMDVSREVLDKHYNKQSKDEQMETRRKYLDDL is encoded by the coding sequence ATGACGAACCTCGAACCACTCCGACCGGAGAAGGCCGTTGAGATGTATCTAACCAGCCGCGAAGACGAAGTGACAAAGAAGTCACTCCAGAACATCAAGTCCGACCTCAAGGTGTTCAAGCAGTGGTGTGACGAGCGCGACGTTACCAACATGAACGACGCGACCGGACGGGCGTTAGCCGACTTCCGAACGTGGCGGAGCGAGCAGGTGAAGCAAATCACCCTGAAGCACAATCTTTGGACCATCAAGAAGTTCATCCGCTTCTGTGAGCAGGTGGATGCCGTTGCCGAGGGGGCCAGCGAGAAGGTGGTCATCCCCGAGACGACCGACGCTGAGGAGGTGAACGATTCGTTCATCCGAGCGAGCGACGCCGAGGATATCCTCGATTACCTCGAACGGTTCGAGTACGCTTCGCTACGGCACACTGTGTTCTTCACACTGTGGCATACAGGGATGCGGAGCAGTTCGCTTCTCGCACTTGACCTCAAGGACTTCCACCCGGAGGAAAACAAACTATGTATCCGGCATCGCCCAACAACGGGTACCGCGCTGAAGAACAAGGAGAAGGGTGAACGCAACGTGTTCATCAAGGACGAACTGGTGACGGTCATCAAAGACTTCATCAGCGAGAACCGCGCCGACGTGCTTGACGAACACGGACGCCGCCCACTGTTCGCAACGAGGAATACACGCGTCTCTCGCACCACCGTTCAGCGGGTAATCTACACGGCCACCCGTCCGTGTCACATCGGGAAGGAGTGCCCGCACGACCGAGAGCCGGACACTTGCGAAGCCAACTCCTACAACCTCGCCTGTAAGTGCCCGACGTCGCTCTCACCGCATCCGCTTCGGAAAGGAGCAATCACCTACTCGCTCAATGAGGAAACGCCGAAGGACGTAATTAGCGACCGTATGGACGTAAGCAGGGAGGTACTTGACAAGCACTATAACAAGCAGTCGAAGGACGAGCAGATGGAAACCCGGCGGAAATACCTTGACGATTTGTAG
- a CDS encoding TOBE domain-containing protein, whose protein sequence is MERKAGFEVQIGAGDLAFDSRDATLLRTIDETGSLNQATDRLGRSYSHAQRRLVELEDRFGPLVERERGGSGGGGSRLTETAEELLVRFDGLQAELSGVVDVARTALPGTVRERDGEFAAVETSAGALQVLVPEGVTPGAAVEVWLRADAVTLNAPDDAPEPDATSARNRFAGDVLDVDRGETVALVAVDAGADVPLHARVTQDSVERLGLEPGDEVVVTFKATATRAIPKE, encoded by the coding sequence ATGGAGAGGAAGGCCGGCTTCGAGGTCCAGATCGGCGCGGGCGACCTCGCCTTCGACTCGCGCGACGCGACGCTGCTCCGGACCATCGACGAGACGGGGTCGCTCAACCAGGCGACGGACCGGCTCGGGCGGTCGTACTCCCACGCCCAGCGACGCCTGGTCGAACTCGAGGACCGGTTCGGGCCGCTGGTCGAGCGCGAGCGCGGCGGCTCGGGCGGCGGAGGCAGTCGGCTCACCGAGACCGCCGAGGAGCTGCTCGTCCGGTTCGACGGCCTCCAGGCGGAGCTGTCGGGCGTCGTCGACGTCGCGCGCACCGCCCTCCCCGGGACGGTCCGCGAGCGCGACGGCGAGTTCGCCGCGGTCGAGACGTCCGCCGGGGCGCTCCAGGTGCTCGTCCCCGAGGGAGTCACCCCCGGCGCCGCAGTGGAGGTGTGGCTCCGCGCCGACGCGGTCACGCTCAACGCGCCCGACGACGCGCCGGAACCCGACGCCACCAGCGCCCGGAACCGCTTCGCCGGCGACGTGCTCGACGTCGACCGCGGCGAGACCGTCGCTCTCGTCGCCGTCGACGCGGGCGCCGACGTCCCGCTGCACGCCCGGGTGACCCAGGACAGCGTCGAACGGCTCGGCCTCGAGCCGGGCGACGAGGTCGTCGTCACCTTCAAGGCGACCGCTACGCGGGCGATTCCGAAGGAGTAG
- a CDS encoding DUF5611 family protein — MKEYKMRRGEHLDDRVPDMKAKIEEFFGEVTGTEEHNGHELYVVEDPDNPVFDKILAGAAEYSGKKDKLAVHFEERDAEDVIAEGNADAAADAVDKKNTFLLEATGRDAKARRDSMKRQVEDDAEKPDGVS, encoded by the coding sequence ATGAAAGAGTACAAGATGCGACGCGGCGAACACCTGGACGACCGCGTCCCCGACATGAAGGCGAAGATCGAGGAGTTCTTCGGCGAGGTCACCGGGACCGAGGAGCACAACGGCCACGAGCTCTACGTGGTCGAGGACCCCGACAACCCGGTCTTCGACAAGATACTGGCCGGCGCGGCCGAGTACAGCGGCAAGAAGGACAAGCTCGCGGTCCACTTCGAGGAGCGCGACGCCGAGGACGTCATCGCCGAGGGCAACGCCGACGCGGCGGCCGACGCCGTCGACAAGAAGAACACCTTCCTGCTGGAGGCCACCGGCCGGGACGCCAAGGCCCGCCGCGACTCCATGAAGCGGCAGGTCGAGGACGACGCCGAGAAGCCCGACGGCGTCTCGTAG
- the tuf gene encoding translation elongation factor EF-1 subunit alpha, whose amino-acid sequence MSEDKPHQNLAIIGHVDHGKSTLVGRLLYETGSVPEHVIEQHKEEAEEKGKGGFEFAYVMDNLAEERERGVTIDIAHQEFDTDEYYFTIVDCPGHRDFVKNMITGASQADNAVLVVAADDGVAPQTQEHVFLARTLGINELIVGVNKMDVVDYQESTYKEVVSEVKDLLNQVQFDTEDASFIPISAFEGDNIAERSENTDWYDGKILLEALNSLQAPEPPTDADLRLPIQDVYTISGIGTVPVGRVETGMLNTGDNVSFQPSDVGGEVKTIEMHHEEVPQAEPGDNVGFNVRGIGKDDIRRGDVCGPADDPPSVAETFQAQIVVMQHPSVITDGYTPVFHAHTAQVACTIESIDAKIDPSSGEVAEENPDFIQSGDAAKVTVRPQKPLSIEPASEIPELGSFAIRDMGQTIAAGQVLSVNEP is encoded by the coding sequence ATGAGCGAAGACAAACCGCACCAGAATCTGGCCATCATCGGCCACGTTGACCACGGGAAGAGTACGCTGGTCGGGCGACTCCTCTACGAGACGGGGAGCGTACCCGAGCACGTCATCGAACAGCACAAGGAAGAGGCCGAGGAGAAGGGCAAGGGCGGCTTCGAGTTCGCCTACGTCATGGACAACCTCGCCGAGGAGCGCGAGCGCGGTGTCACCATCGACATCGCCCACCAGGAGTTCGACACCGACGAGTACTACTTCACCATCGTCGACTGTCCGGGCCACCGCGACTTCGTGAAGAACATGATCACGGGCGCCTCCCAGGCAGACAACGCGGTGCTCGTGGTCGCGGCCGACGACGGCGTCGCGCCCCAGACCCAGGAGCACGTCTTCCTGGCCCGCACGCTCGGCATCAACGAGCTCATCGTCGGCGTCAACAAGATGGACGTCGTCGACTACCAGGAGTCCACCTACAAGGAGGTCGTCTCCGAGGTCAAGGACCTGCTCAACCAGGTCCAGTTCGACACCGAGGACGCGAGCTTCATCCCGATCTCGGCGTTCGAGGGCGACAACATCGCCGAGCGCTCGGAGAACACCGACTGGTACGACGGCAAGATCCTCCTCGAGGCCCTCAACAGCCTCCAGGCGCCCGAGCCGCCGACGGACGCCGATCTCCGGCTCCCGATCCAGGACGTCTACACCATCTCGGGCATCGGTACGGTTCCGGTCGGCCGCGTCGAGACTGGCATGCTGAACACGGGCGACAACGTCAGCTTCCAGCCCAGCGACGTGGGCGGCGAGGTCAAGACCATCGAGATGCACCACGAGGAGGTCCCGCAGGCCGAGCCCGGTGACAACGTCGGGTTCAACGTCCGCGGTATCGGCAAGGACGACATCCGCCGCGGCGACGTCTGTGGCCCGGCCGACGACCCGCCGAGCGTCGCCGAGACGTTCCAGGCTCAGATCGTCGTGATGCAGCACCCGAGCGTCATCACCGACGGCTACACGCCGGTCTTCCACGCCCACACGGCGCAGGTCGCGTGTACCATCGAGTCCATCGACGCGAAGATCGACCCCTCGTCCGGCGAGGTCGCCGAGGAGAACCCCGACTTCATCCAGTCGGGCGACGCCGCGAAGGTGACCGTCCGACCGCAAAAGCCGCTCAGCATCGAGCCGGCTTCGGAGATTCCGGAACTCGGCAGCTTCGCCATCCGCGACATGGGCCAGACCATCGCGGCCGGTCAGGTCCTCAGCGTCAACGAGCCATAA
- the rpsJ gene encoding 30S ribosomal protein S10: MQQARVRLAGTSPEDLDDICDDVREIANKTGVSLSGPIPLPTKTLEIPTRKSPDGEGTATWEHWEMRVHKRLIDIDADERALRQLMRIQVPNDVSIEIVLED, translated from the coding sequence ATGCAGCAAGCACGCGTCCGACTGGCGGGAACCAGTCCCGAAGACCTCGACGACATCTGCGACGACGTCCGCGAGATCGCCAACAAGACCGGCGTCTCGCTGTCGGGGCCCATCCCGCTTCCGACCAAGACGCTGGAGATACCCACCCGCAAGTCCCCCGACGGCGAGGGGACGGCGACGTGGGAGCACTGGGAGATGCGCGTCCACAAGCGTCTCATCGACATCGACGCCGACGAACGCGCGCTCCGCCAGCTCATGCGGATCCAGGTCCCGAACGACGTCTCCATCGAGATCGTCCTCGAGGACTGA
- a CDS encoding homoserine dehydrogenase translates to MKLAVLGAGAVGRSVAELAGEYGHRVTALADSSGAAVDDEGIDVAAALAEKDESGRVGPADPDAALDAEYDVLVEATPTTLGDAEPGFGHVRAALERDRHVVLANKGPVAERYADLRELERDSEGSVRFEATVGGAIPVLSTIESYDPDTISAARGVLNGTANFILTRMAGEGLGYEHVLAEAQDLGVAEADPSFDVNGTDAALKCVILANVLGDEEYTLDDAEVEGIAELPGNALELAAEDGRTIRLIGEAAPDGVRVGPRLVPENGVLAVSGTRNIVQLETEHAGRLNLSGRGAGGPETATAVLADVNRLDD, encoded by the coding sequence GTGAAGCTGGCGGTTCTGGGCGCCGGCGCGGTCGGCCGGTCGGTCGCCGAACTCGCCGGCGAGTACGGCCACCGTGTCACCGCGCTCGCCGACTCGTCGGGTGCCGCGGTGGACGACGAGGGAATCGACGTGGCCGCGGCGCTCGCCGAGAAGGACGAGTCCGGGCGAGTCGGGCCGGCCGACCCCGACGCCGCGCTCGACGCCGAGTACGACGTCCTGGTCGAGGCGACGCCGACGACGCTGGGCGACGCCGAACCCGGGTTCGGCCACGTCCGCGCGGCGCTCGAACGCGACCGTCACGTCGTGCTGGCGAACAAGGGGCCGGTCGCCGAGCGGTACGCCGACCTCCGCGAACTCGAGCGCGACAGCGAGGGGTCGGTCCGGTTCGAGGCGACGGTCGGCGGGGCGATCCCGGTGCTCTCGACCATCGAGAGCTACGACCCCGACACCATCTCGGCCGCCCGCGGCGTCCTCAACGGCACCGCGAACTTCATCCTGACCCGGATGGCCGGCGAGGGCCTGGGCTACGAGCACGTCCTCGCGGAGGCCCAGGACCTCGGCGTCGCGGAGGCCGACCCCTCCTTCGACGTGAACGGGACCGACGCCGCGCTCAAGTGCGTCATCCTCGCGAACGTGCTGGGCGACGAGGAGTACACGCTCGACGACGCCGAGGTCGAGGGCATCGCGGAGCTGCCGGGCAACGCGCTCGAACTCGCGGCCGAGGACGGCCGGACCATCCGGCTCATCGGCGAGGCCGCGCCCGACGGCGTCCGGGTCGGCCCCCGGCTCGTCCCGGAGAACGGCGTCCTCGCGGTCTCGGGGACGCGGAACATCGTCCAGCTCGAGACCGAGCACGCCGGCCGGCTCAACCTGAGCGGCCGCGGGGCGGGCGGTCCGGAGACCGCGACCGCGGTCCTCGCGGACGTGAACCGTCTCGACGACTGA
- a CDS encoding DUF7093 family protein: protein MSLRCSLLGHSYGDAEIEREREEQGSEVVVTVREFEECERCGDRRVVTENKEVTAIETPAPSGESAEGDAAAGASNVDGANGSSSAGPDASTGPDATPDPDSPSGPDAGVGRTGGGHDAEIITDSPSSGDPSAPDSDGSPSSDAGAAADASGGDGADATADPEGADADVDAGPSAAEDDGVILDDDGGADSGDDARTAGEWPEADTTHPAETDESGATEWPDVGREDEGYDAEPDDGERTDVEFGGGLTPESAGPADGEDEEVEFVNAEGDTLQARDAGGSGPELSSGISAGAEAPSLSGPADDPDLDAEFVCPECDYRASVSGSSLRAGDICPECARGYLAQE from the coding sequence ATGAGTCTCAGGTGTTCGCTGCTGGGTCACAGCTACGGGGACGCGGAGATCGAGCGAGAGCGCGAAGAGCAGGGGAGCGAGGTCGTGGTCACCGTCCGGGAGTTCGAGGAGTGCGAGCGGTGCGGCGACCGGCGGGTCGTCACCGAGAACAAGGAGGTCACCGCCATCGAGACGCCCGCACCGAGCGGGGAGTCCGCCGAAGGGGACGCGGCCGCGGGGGCGTCGAACGTCGATGGCGCGAACGGGAGTTCGAGCGCCGGCCCGGACGCGAGCACCGGCCCGGACGCGACCCCCGATCCCGACTCGCCGTCCGGCCCCGACGCGGGCGTCGGCCGGACCGGGGGCGGCCACGACGCCGAGATCATCACCGACTCGCCGAGCTCCGGGGACCCGTCGGCGCCGGACTCGGACGGATCGCCTTCGTCGGACGCCGGCGCGGCGGCGGACGCTTCCGGCGGCGACGGCGCCGACGCTACCGCCGACCCGGAGGGCGCCGACGCGGACGTCGACGCCGGACCGTCGGCGGCCGAGGACGACGGCGTGATCCTCGACGACGACGGCGGTGCGGACTCGGGCGACGACGCACGGACGGCCGGCGAGTGGCCCGAGGCCGACACCACCCACCCGGCCGAGACCGACGAGAGCGGGGCGACCGAGTGGCCCGACGTCGGCCGCGAGGACGAGGGGTACGACGCCGAACCCGACGACGGCGAGCGCACGGACGTGGAGTTCGGCGGCGGCCTCACCCCGGAGTCGGCCGGCCCGGCCGACGGGGAAGACGAGGAGGTCGAGTTCGTCAACGCCGAGGGCGACACGTTGCAGGCTCGCGACGCCGGCGGAAGCGGGCCCGAGCTCTCGTCGGGCATCTCGGCCGGCGCGGAGGCGCCGAGCCTGTCGGGGCCGGCCGACGACCCCGACCTCGACGCCGAGTTCGTCTGTCCCGAGTGCGACTACCGCGCGAGCGTCTCGGGGTCGTCGCTCCGGGCCGGCGACATCTGCCCGGAGTGCGCCCGGGGCTACCTCGCCCAGGAGTGA
- a CDS encoding Fic family protein, producing the protein MDVDRFQSGGMPGELVNSGGDIAFKPDPLPPELEMDEELLDVFAEATNNVGQLSGVGRRVENPSMLISPFIYKEAVVSSEIEGTRVTLSDVYEYEAGRENSSSGASRNELREVHNYVKAVFQGIDEMEGGINLDLIQTLHNTLMSGVRGGDKQPGEFRDTQVYLGNRGGDARFVPPPPSVVPYAMQNLETYIQTGGKYQPLIDIGLVHYQLETIHPFRDGNGRMGRLLIMLMMCNDELLPEPYLYPSSYFNRNREEYTDRLLAVSRDDAWQEWLVFFLKGISQQAEEAFSRASELLDLRDEYRDRYQDEANSVSRLSVEIFTKPYLKVNEAKEMLDMTYRTANNAVSRLEDDGVLEEITGQNRNRVFRAKEVFEIIQKPADELHYR; encoded by the coding sequence ATGGACGTTGACCGGTTCCAATCTGGCGGAATGCCCGGAGAGCTCGTAAACTCGGGGGGTGATATTGCCTTCAAACCTGACCCCCTTCCTCCTGAGCTTGAGATGGATGAGGAATTATTGGACGTGTTCGCAGAAGCGACTAACAACGTAGGTCAATTAAGCGGTGTTGGGAGACGTGTTGAGAACCCCAGTATGCTAATCAGCCCGTTTATCTACAAGGAGGCAGTCGTTTCGTCCGAAATTGAGGGTACACGAGTAACTCTTTCAGATGTTTATGAATACGAAGCAGGTCGAGAAAACAGTTCCTCTGGAGCCAGCCGTAATGAACTGAGGGAAGTTCACAATTACGTCAAGGCTGTCTTTCAAGGTATTGATGAGATGGAGGGCGGTATTAATCTTGACCTCATCCAAACCTTGCATAACACCTTAATGAGTGGCGTCAGAGGAGGAGACAAACAGCCGGGAGAGTTTCGAGATACACAGGTGTATCTCGGGAACCGAGGGGGGGACGCAAGATTCGTCCCGCCGCCACCTTCTGTAGTGCCATATGCAATGCAGAATTTAGAGACGTACATTCAAACTGGAGGGAAATATCAGCCTCTGATAGATATTGGTTTAGTACATTATCAGCTTGAGACTATTCATCCTTTTCGAGATGGAAATGGGAGAATGGGACGACTCTTAATCATGCTAATGATGTGTAATGACGAACTCTTGCCAGAACCATATCTGTATCCTAGTTCCTATTTCAATCGTAATCGTGAGGAATACACAGACAGACTACTCGCCGTAAGTCGAGATGACGCTTGGCAAGAGTGGTTGGTTTTCTTTTTGAAGGGTATCTCTCAGCAGGCAGAGGAGGCATTTAGTAGAGCTTCAGAACTACTCGATTTACGAGACGAATACCGAGACAGGTATCAGGACGAAGCGAACTCTGTCTCGCGTCTCTCAGTGGAGATATTCACGAAACCCTATCTGAAAGTTAACGAGGCAAAGGAAATGCTAGATATGACGTACAGAACGGCGAACAACGCGGTAAGCCGGTTGGAGGACGACGGAGTATTGGAGGAAATCACGGGACAAAATAGAAACCGAGTCTTCCGTGCGAAGGAGGTGTTCGAGATAATTCAGAAACCTGCAGACGAACTACACTATCGATAA
- a CDS encoding HalOD1 output domain-containing protein: MGSTFENETGATDGAATHRVEHDWASDDELSETIVSAVASVLETDPTDLSPLYEVIDPDALNRLYAPTPNAHVRPGGGRLTFSYNGCLVTAYWDGAVEIEPPVDRD; encoded by the coding sequence ATGGGGAGCACATTTGAAAATGAAACGGGCGCGACCGACGGCGCAGCGACGCACCGCGTCGAACACGACTGGGCGAGCGACGACGAGCTGAGCGAGACCATCGTCAGCGCCGTGGCGTCGGTGCTGGAGACCGACCCCACCGACCTCTCGCCGCTGTACGAGGTCATCGACCCCGACGCGCTCAACAGGCTCTACGCGCCGACGCCGAACGCGCACGTGCGGCCCGGCGGAGGCCGTCTCACCTTCTCGTACAACGGCTGCCTGGTGACCGCCTACTGGGACGGCGCGGTCGAGATCGAACCGCCGGTCGACCGCGACTGA
- a CDS encoding amino acid-binding protein, with translation MSDDASATDPRAYTVRLELVDEPGELLGALEPIAANGGNLLSVFHERGSVTPRGRIPVEVDLECPPDRFDALVADLRDAGVNVIQAGAERYGEEVSVLLVGDVVETDLSETLSSIESNADASVTDVSLSAPGGTSDVASARLRLAAEAGATGQAIAAVCEVAERKDLRVVEPLTELEGSA, from the coding sequence ATGAGTGACGACGCGAGCGCCACCGACCCGCGGGCGTACACCGTCCGGCTCGAACTGGTAGACGAACCCGGCGAACTCCTGGGCGCCCTCGAACCCATCGCGGCCAACGGGGGCAACCTGCTGTCGGTGTTCCACGAGCGCGGGTCGGTCACACCGCGGGGGCGCATCCCGGTCGAGGTGGACCTGGAGTGTCCGCCCGACCGGTTCGACGCGCTCGTCGCCGACCTCCGGGACGCGGGCGTCAACGTCATCCAGGCGGGCGCCGAGCGCTACGGCGAGGAGGTGTCGGTGCTGCTGGTCGGCGACGTCGTCGAGACCGACCTCTCCGAGACCCTCTCGTCCATCGAGTCCAACGCCGACGCCTCGGTCACCGACGTGTCGCTCTCGGCGCCGGGCGGGACCAGCGACGTCGCCAGCGCCCGGCTCCGGCTCGCGGCCGAGGCCGGCGCGACCGGCCAGGCCATCGCGGCGGTCTGCGAGGTCGCCGAGCGCAAGGACCTGCGCGTGGTCGAACCCCTGACGGAACTGGAGGGGTCGGCGTGA